The following proteins are co-located in the Saccharomyces kudriavzevii IFO 1802 strain IFO1802 genome assembly, chromosome: 6 genome:
- the EPL1 gene encoding Epl1p (similar to Saccharomyces cerevisiae EPL1 (YFL024C); ancestral locus Anc_8.47), whose protein sequence is MPTPSNAIEINDGSHKSGRSTRRSGSRSAHDDGLDSLGKGDSGAGASAGSSNSRFRHRKISVKQHLKIYLPNDLKHLDKDELQQREVVEVETGVEKNEEKEVHLHRILQMGSGHTKQKDYIPTPDASMTWSEFDKFYSGTFQETTSYIKFSATVEDCCGSNYNMDERDEVFLNEQVNKDSPDILTEDEFEILCSSFEHAIHERQPFLSMDPESILSFEELKPTLIKSDMADFNLRNQLNHETNSHKTHFITQFDPISQMNTRPLIQLIEKFGSEIYDYWRERKIEVNGYEIFPQLKFERPGEKEEIDPYVCFRRREVRHPRKTRRIDILNSQRLRALHQELRNAKDLALLVAKRENVSLNWINDELKVFDQRIQVKNLKRSLNISGEDDDLVNHKRKRSLIVTVEQREAELKKAELKRAAAAAAAKAKNSKRNNQLDDKSSRLSKQQQQLLLQQEQEEQQNALKSDNGKQLAATSSSSASQPLTSHVYVKLPSSKIPDIVLEDVDALLNSKEKNARKFVQEKMEKRKIEDADVFFNLTDDPFNPVFDMSLPKDFSTNNIPFSSIASSHFQIDRSFYSPHLPEYLKGTSDDIKIYDSNGRSRKNDNDNLNTKRIKKTELYDPFQENLEIHSREYPIKFRKRIGRFNIQYIDRMPNYTTSSAKPACSLMDFVDFDSIEKEQYSKEGSNDNDSINVYDSKYDELVRLHDKWKYDSPQNEYGIKFSDEPARLNQISNDTQVIRFGTMLGTKSYEQLREATIKYRRDYITRLKQKHIQHLQQQQQRQQQQQQQQQQQQQQTQQQTQQPKQKQQSNHSNSSNSLKKLNDSLINAETKQNSSITQKNSS, encoded by the coding sequence ATGCCGACTCCTTCGAATGCCATAGAGATCAATGATGGATCACACAAATCTGGTAGAAGTACTAGGCGATCTGGCTCCAGGAGTGCGCACGATGATGGCTTGGATTCGCTTGGGAAGGGCGATTCGGGTGCTGGAGCTAGCGCTGGTAGCAGTAACAGTCGATTCAGACATCGAAAAATATCTGTGAAGCAGCACCTTAAGATATATTTGCCCAACGATTTAAAGCATTTGGATAAAGATGAATTGCAACAGAGAGAAGTCGTTGAGGTGGAAACTGGTgtagagaaaaatgaagaaaaggaagttCATTTGCATCGAATATTGCAAATGGGTTCTGGCCACACAAAGCAAAAGGATTATATTCCGACACCAGATGCTTCTATGACTTGGAGTGAATTTGATAAGTTTTATTCAGGCACGTTCCAGGAAACCACTAGCTATATCAAGTTTTCCGCCACTGTAGAGGATTGTTGTGGTAGCAACTATAATATGGATGAAAGAGACGAGgtctttttgaatgaacAAGTCAACAAAGATTCGCCAGACATTTTAactgaagatgaatttgaaattctttgtTCTAGTTTCGAACATGCTATCCATGAACGCCAACCTTTCTTGAGCATGGATCCTGAGAGTATACTCTCGTTTGAAGAGCTGAAGCCCACATTAATCAAATCCGATATGGCTGATTTCAATCTGAGAAACCAGTTAAATCATGAGACAAACTCTCATAAAACTCACTTCATCACGCAATTCGACCCCATTTCACAAATGAACACAAGACCTTTAATTCAGCTAATTGAGAAGTTCGGCTCTGAAATTTACGATTATTggagagaaagaaaaattgaagttAACGGGTACGAGATTTTCCCGCAGCTGAAATTTGAAAGGCCGGgtgagaaagaagaaatcgatCCATATGTCTgtttcagaagaagagaggTGAGACATCCGAGGAAAACGAGACgtattgatattttgaacagCCAACGTTTAAGGGCTCTGCATCAGGAATTGAGGAACGCCAAGGACCTAGCTCTTCTAGTTGCCAAACGTGAAAATGTCTCCTTAAATTGGATCAATGATGAGTTGAAGGTCTTTGATCAAAGAATACAAGtcaagaatttgaagagatCCTTGAATATTAGTGGTGAGGACGATGATCTGGTTAACCACAAGAGGAAACGATCACTAATTGTCACTGTTGAACAGAGAGAGGCGGAGCTAAAGAAAGCAGAACTCAAAAGAGCAGCTGCAGCTGCCGCTGCAAAAGCCAAGAATAGCAAGAGGAATAATCAACTCGATGACAAATCTTCCAGGCTATCCaagcaacaacagcagctGCTATTACAACAAGAGCAAGAAGAGCAACAAAATGCCCTTAAATCTGACAATGGCAAACAACTCGCAGCCacatcttcctcttcagcATCGCAGCCCCTTACATCTCATGTTTACGTTAAACTACCATCTTCAAAGATCCCCGATATTGTATTGGAAGATGTGGATGCTCTGCTAAATagcaaagagaaaaatgcgAGAAAGTTTGTACAAGAGAAGATGGAGAAGCGGAAAATCGAAGACGCAGATGtattcttcaatttgaCGGACGATCCCTTTAATCCGGTATTTGATATGTCATTACCCAAAGATTTCTCGACGAACAATATACCATTTTCGTCTATCGCATCATCtcatttccaaattgatagatctttttattctccACATCTACCAGAATATCTAAAAGGGACCTCTGATGATATCAAGATTTATGATTCGAATGGCCGTTCGAGGAAGAACGATAACGACAACCTGAATACTAAGAGAATCAAGAAAACAGAATTATATGACccatttcaagaaaatttggaaattcaTTCGAGAGAATATCCAATTAAATTCAGGAAGAGGATCGGCCGGTTCAATATTCAATACATTGATCGCATGCCGAACTATACAACATCATCCGCTAAGCCAGCGTGTTCTCTAATGGATTTTGTGGACTTCGattcaattgaaaaggaacaatATTCGAAAGAAGGTAGCAATGATAATGACTCGATAAATGTTTACGATTCCAAATACGACGAACTTGTGAGACTTCACGATAAGTGGAAGTATGATTCGCCACAGAATGAATACGGTATCAAGTTTTCGGATGAGCCAGCAAGACTaaatcaaatttcaaaCGACACTCAAGTTATAAGATTCGGTACTATGTTGGGTACAAAATCCTATGAACAATTAAGAGAAGCTACCATCAAATACCGTAGAGATTACATCACCAGGTTGAAACAAAAGCATATACAACATttgcagcagcagcaacaacgacaacaacagcagcagcagcagcaacagcaacaacaacagcaaacACAACAGCAAACACAACAACCGAAGCAGAAGCAGCAAAGCAATCATTCAAATTCCTCCAACTccctgaaaaaattgaacgaCTCGTTGATTAACGCGGAAACTAAACAAAACTCTTCTATAACCCAAAAAAACTCTTCGTGA